Proteins from a single region of Geminicoccaceae bacterium:
- a CDS encoding TRAP transporter substrate-binding protein produces the protein MIIGRRNFLAGSALATTAVLAGATPGPARAATRRLRIHTLVKSPHPYNDMAAAMKEQIEAASQGALEVQIFDAGQLGQDPAVISELSLGTIDMMISTASNAAEQIPEYAIFTMPYLFGGLDGLIGHIGPGTPVQEHFEKVYAERGVGMKLLALGGSGTRNLSAAKVKVEHVADLEGLKMRTTQSPMDSATWAALGMLPVTVAWGELYAAMQTGVADAMESSLPGYNGSKLYEVAPHLALTEHTVQINHISMSQRSWDGLDAELQAIVQDAATAANKLGLDKAMQYDSELVAKLESENGVTVTRPDKQEFIDRLEPIQKELAAKLDVVEEYELLKAS, from the coding sequence ATGATCATCGGCAGACGGAACTTTCTCGCCGGATCGGCCCTCGCCACCACGGCAGTCCTTGCGGGCGCCACACCGGGACCGGCTCGGGCGGCAACCAGGCGCCTGCGCATTCACACGCTGGTCAAGTCACCCCATCCCTACAACGACATGGCCGCTGCCATGAAGGAACAGATCGAGGCGGCCAGCCAGGGCGCACTTGAGGTGCAGATCTTCGATGCTGGCCAGCTTGGCCAGGATCCCGCCGTGATCAGCGAATTGTCGTTGGGCACGATCGACATGATGATCTCGACGGCTTCCAATGCCGCCGAACAGATACCGGAATATGCGATCTTCACGATGCCCTACCTGTTTGGCGGCCTTGACGGTCTGATCGGGCATATCGGTCCGGGAACGCCGGTTCAGGAGCATTTCGAAAAGGTCTACGCCGAACGGGGCGTGGGCATGAAGCTCCTTGCCCTCGGCGGTTCGGGAACCCGCAACCTCTCTGCCGCCAAGGTCAAGGTGGAGCATGTGGCCGATCTCGAAGGTCTCAAGATGCGCACGACCCAGTCACCGATGGACAGTGCGACATGGGCGGCCCTGGGCATGCTTCCCGTGACCGTCGCCTGGGGCGAATTGTATGCGGCCATGCAGACCGGCGTTGCCGACGCCATGGAAAGCTCGCTTCCGGGCTACAATGGCTCCAAGCTCTATGAGGTTGCGCCGCATCTGGCGCTGACCGAACATACCGTGCAGATCAATCACATCTCCATGTCGCAGCGCAGCTGGGACGGCCTCGATGCCGAGCTTCAGGCGATCGTCCAGGATGCGGCGACCGCAGCCAACAAGCTGGGCCTCGACAAGGCCATGCAGTATGACAGCGAGTTGGTGGCCAAGCTGGAATCCGAAAATGGCGTGACCGTCACCCGTCCCGACAAGCAGGAATTCATCGACCGCCTCGAACCGATCCAGAAGGAGCTCGCGGCCAAACTCGACGTTGTCGAGGAATACGAGCTGCTGAAGGCAAGCTGA
- a CDS encoding TRAP transporter small permease → MFKRLCNGLMWVAETLSWIAFAALIVTVAWQVSARNLLQTPTIWTSDVAQILFTWLIFVGAAIGLRRHAHYFVDLVPAGHPRLGRLLDWLGILAGAIVAAILIRQGWVLAQIRASGVVQSLGISRFWTFLALPTGGSLMALFVIERALELWRDGTRTQDAAGSR, encoded by the coding sequence ATGTTCAAGCGCCTTTGTAACGGCCTGATGTGGGTCGCCGAAACCCTGTCCTGGATCGCGTTCGCCGCACTGATCGTCACCGTGGCGTGGCAGGTTTCCGCGCGAAACCTGTTGCAGACACCGACGATCTGGACAAGCGACGTCGCCCAGATCCTGTTTACCTGGCTGATCTTCGTGGGGGCAGCCATCGGTCTGCGGCGCCATGCCCATTATTTCGTCGATCTCGTTCCCGCAGGCCATCCCCGCCTTGGTCGGTTGCTCGACTGGCTGGGCATCCTGGCAGGTGCGATCGTTGCCGCGATCCTCATCCGGCAGGGCTGGGTGCTGGCCCAGATCCGCGCTTCGGGCGTCGTGCAGTCACTGGGAATCTCCCGTTTCTGGACCTTCCTTGCCCTCCCGACCGGCGGTTCCCTGATGGCCCTGTTCGTGATCGAGCGGGCGCTCGAACTCTGGCGCGACGGAACGCGAACGCAGGATGCGGCGGGCTCCCGATGA
- a CDS encoding LysR family transcriptional regulator, with product MNDRQINAFRHVMRHGSITAAAQALNVSQPAVSRLIADLERQLGFALLIRSGGRSTPTAEAHAFNQEVERMFYGLDRLATVAAEIRDLRRARLRIASLPVLSFQIVPQAMQQFLSGHRGVAITHGVYTSALILDLLASRQIDLGIAQVHAGRTDIDVLAAFRSECVCVMQPDHPLASRPHLSPADLRDHDLVVLGHNTVTWNHLIRRFEEAGVELRITAETQPSFSACGLAALGVGIAIVDPVTPGVYGPALATVPFTPTVPFDFAIAKPTGMPLTRPAEAFLADLVSTIGLYPGFGINLRRIPAGS from the coding sequence ATGAACGACCGCCAGATCAACGCCTTTCGTCACGTCATGCGTCATGGCTCGATCACCGCCGCAGCCCAGGCGCTCAACGTTTCACAGCCCGCGGTGAGCCGGCTGATCGCCGATCTCGAACGCCAACTCGGCTTTGCCCTGCTGATCCGCAGCGGCGGACGCTCGACGCCGACGGCCGAGGCCCATGCCTTCAATCAGGAGGTCGAGCGCATGTTCTACGGGCTCGACCGGCTCGCCACCGTTGCCGCCGAAATCCGCGACCTGCGGCGCGCCCGGCTGCGCATCGCAAGCCTGCCGGTGCTCAGCTTCCAGATCGTACCGCAGGCCATGCAGCAATTCCTCTCCGGTCACCGCGGCGTGGCGATCACGCATGGCGTCTACACCTCGGCACTGATCCTTGATCTGCTCGCTTCCCGCCAGATCGATCTCGGCATTGCCCAGGTGCACGCCGGCAGGACCGACATCGACGTCCTTGCCGCATTCCGCAGCGAATGTGTCTGCGTCATGCAACCGGATCATCCCCTCGCATCGAGACCGCACCTGTCACCCGCCGACCTGCGCGACCACGATCTCGTCGTCCTCGGTCACAACACCGTGACATGGAACCATCTGATCCGGCGCTTCGAGGAAGCCGGTGTCGAACTGCGCATCACCGCCGAAACCCAACCATCCTTTTCGGCTTGCGGACTGGCGGCATTGGGCGTGGGCATCGCCATTGTCGATCCGGTCACGCCGGGGGTCTACGGCCCGGCACTGGCAACGGTCCCCTTCACGCCGACCGTCCCCTTTGACTTCGCCATCGCCAAACCGACCGGCATGCCACTGACCCGGCCGGCGGAGGCGTTCCTAGCCGACCTCGTGTCGACGATCGGACTTTATCCCGGTTTCGGCATCAACCTTCGCCGGATTCCAGCCGGATCATAA
- a CDS encoding Crp/Fnr family transcriptional regulator, translating into MNEAVAAMARTAGLSPDDLEMLRTIPIFQGFADTQWLKLLPIMRVRSYSRNQIIYSQGDVADYIYIVLQGWMRIFRSLPDGNEVTVNLFTTGESLAEAAIFAGDTYPVSGGTVEDSRLLLVSATGLRSLLGNDPKLALNMLASMSQKLHFLVRQLEQVSNRTARQRVAAFLLTLAEKQKTSTIRLPIDKHLIAGRLGMQPETFSRALTKLRADGVSTRGGMVHLADINRIRHVVNA; encoded by the coding sequence ATGAACGAAGCGGTGGCGGCGATGGCCCGCACTGCCGGGCTGAGCCCGGATGATCTGGAAATGCTGCGGACAATACCGATTTTTCAGGGCTTTGCCGATACGCAATGGCTGAAGCTTCTCCCGATCATGCGGGTTCGTTCCTACAGCCGCAACCAGATCATCTACAGCCAGGGTGACGTGGCCGACTACATTTACATCGTGCTCCAGGGCTGGATGCGCATCTTCCGTTCGCTGCCCGATGGTAACGAGGTCACGGTGAACCTCTTCACCACGGGAGAAAGTCTCGCGGAGGCAGCCATCTTCGCCGGCGACACCTACCCGGTGTCCGGCGGCACCGTCGAGGATTCCCGGCTGCTGCTGGTATCTGCCACCGGTCTGCGTTCGCTGCTGGGAAATGATCCGAAACTGGCGTTGAACATGTTGGCCAGCATGTCGCAAAAGCTGCACTTTCTCGTCCGCCAGCTCGAACAGGTATCCAATCGCACGGCAAGACAGCGGGTGGCGGCATTCCTGCTGACACTTGCGGAAAAGCAGAAGACATCGACCATCCGCCTGCCGATCGACAAGCATCTGATCGCGGGACGGTTGGGAATGCAGCCCGAGACCTTTTCGCGTGCGCTGACGAAACTGCGCGCCGACGGGGTTTCCACACGTGGGGGCATGGTCCATCTGGCGGACATCAACCGCATAAGACATGTCGTCAATGCCTGA